The DNA segment GGTGCTGGCGATCCTCCTCGGCCGCGGCGCCTTCGCGAACTACATCGCCAGCTCGGCGGAGCAGGCCTCGCAGGCGGGCGAGTACAGCCGCTCCACCCAGCTCTTCGACTACGCCCAGCGCCTCAACCCGCTGCTCCGCTTCAACGCCAACTTCGAGTTCGGCCTGGGCCGCGCCCTCGGCGCCTCCGGCGACAGCAGCACCGCGCTGTCGCTGTACGCCCAGGCCAAGGCGCTCGGCACCCAGGGCGACACCGTCAACCAGCTCGCCGACCTGCAGCAGGCGGCGGAGAAGGCGCCGGACAACCCGGTGATCGTCCAGGAGCTGATCTCCCAGGCGCGCAAGGCGGCGCTGATCAACCAGGACCGCGGCCTGATGCAGGCGATCGTCTCCCAGCTCTACGGCGACCTCCCCGCGGTCCACTACGCGCTCGGCCGCATCCTCTACAAGGGCGGCGACTTCGACCACGCCATCGGCCAGTTCACGCGCACCATCCGGCTCACCAACGACCCCAACGTACGCTCCTCGGCGTACACGTACATCTCGCTGAGCGAGCGGGCGATGGGACGCACCGGTGACGCCCGCAGCCACCTGCTCACCGCGATCGGCCTCGACACCGAGTTCAACAACTCGCTGGCCCGCAGCCTCGCCGCCGGCCTCTACGTCTCCGAGCCGAGGAAGCACTGATGCGGCTCCGGCTGATCGCCGCGTTCCTGATCGTCGCCGCCACCGGGTGGTGGATGGGCAGCTTCCGCACCGAGGTCTTCCACCGCGGCGCCGCCCACATGTACGCGGTCGACTTCAAGGGGGCTCGGTGGATCCAGGCGAGCAGCGGCGCCTCGCGCTCCTACTTCCACCTCGACCTGCCGCTGGAGGCGATCCCCAGCAGCGCCACGCTCTGGGTCGACGCCAACCAGTGGTACGACGCCTACGTCAACGGCCGCCGCGTCGACAGCGACGCCAGCGACGTCAAGTCAGGCGTGCCCGCGAAGGCGCACGCCGTCGACCTCACCCGCTGGCTGGCCGCCGGCCAGAACACCGTCGCCCTCGACGCCAGCAACGTCGACGGGGGCACCGCCTCGGTGCGGGCCCGGCTGGTGCTGGTGAGCGGCGGCAAGCAGACCGACCTCACCACCTCGTCGCCGGGGTGGCGGGCGACCTCGAACGTCGCCCTGGTGAAGCCACGGGGCAGCCTCCACGTGCCCCAGTTCTTCAACGTCAAGTACGACGCCAGCGCCTGGCCGAACGCGGTGGCCTCGGCGGCGGTGCGGACGGCGGCGCTCGCCACCGTGCCCGAGCCGGTGATGGAGCAGCCCCTCAACGCGACCAACTCCGATCCCTCCCTCAACGCCGAGGTGATCAGCGCGCCCGGTCAGACCAGGGAGCTGGCCGCCAGCGTGGCCGTCAACCTCCCCGGCCAGCCCACCGACGGCTGGCTGCGGGTGGCCGCCTCCGGCCCCTACGGCATCTACCTGAACGGCGACCTGCTCACCTACCGCAACCAGCCCGCCTTCACCGGCAAGGGGATCCCCGCCGAGGTCCTCAACCTCTTCAACCTCGGTGGGTTCTTCCACCCCGGCGTCAACGTGCTCGCGTTCCACGTCACCGCCAGCCCGGTGGCCACGCTCTACGTCGACGGCACCATCCAGACCAGCGCCGGCCCCGTGACCGTGGCCAGCAACCGGACCCGGTGGTCGGCGGTCACCTATCCGTTCGGCAGCGCGCTGACCCAGCCGGGGCCGGCCAAGGCGGTCACCGTCGGCGACACCGGCAGCGTCTGGCCCCAGGGGCTGGCCAAGCGGGTGATCGGCGTCAGCAAGGTCGACACCCCCCCCTCTGTGGTCTACACCGACCGGTTCGCCGCCCTGGGCGGCACCCTCGCCCTCTGGGTGCTGGTCGCCGGCCTGGTCTCGCTGGCCGGCCGCGTGCCCTTCAGCCGCGCCCTGCTCACCGACGCCGTCGGCCACCTGCCCGGCGTCGCGGCGATCGCCGCCACCGAGCAGTTCGCCCGGATGCGCGACGTGCTCGCCCCGTTCCCCCACGTGCCCTGGGTGCTGCTCGCGCTCCTGGGGACGGTCTTCGCGGGCAAGGTGGTCAGCGCCCTGGTGGTCACCGGGGCGACCGAGGGGGTCGGCGCCCGGTTCGCGTCGGTCTGGACCCGGCTCCGCCAGGTGTCGCTCCCCAGGCCCCGGCTGCCCCTGCCCGCGGCGCTGCTGCGCTGGGAGGTGGCCGCGGTGGGGATGATCGCCCTGATCTGCGGCGGCGCCGCCGCCTACCGGATCGGCTACGAGCCGCTCTGGCAGGACGAGCTGGCCAGCCTGCTCGCCGCCCAGGGGGTGCGCTCGCACCTGCTGCCCACCCTGCCCTCCGGGCTGCTCTACTTCAAGGGCGAGCTCTACAGCGTGCTCCTCGCCGTGGTCGGCGCGATCACCGGTGACACCGCCACCCCGCTGCGCATCCCCAGCGTGTTCTGGTACGTGGCCACCATCCTCGCCTTCGGGCTGCTCCTCCTCCCGATGGTGATCAGGAGCCGCCCGCTGCTGCTGGTGGCGGCCACGGTGCTCTTCGCCACCGCGCCGATGGAGCTGCTCTGGTCGCGTGACGTGCGCATGTACCAGCAGGCGCAGTTCTTCGCCATCCTGTTCGTGGTGTTCTTCGCCCGGGCGCTGCAGAACCCGCGCACCCGCACCATCGCCGCCGCGGCGGTCTTCATGGTGCTGATGTACTTCTCCCACGAGGAGACGTTCATCTTCCTGCCCGCGATCCCGCTGGTGTTCCTGGTGGTGATGCGGCTGCGCTGGGTGCGCGACTGGCGCTGGTGGGCGTTCGGCGGCGGCGCCTTCGCGGTCATCGCCCTCCAGTACCTGCTCACCGTCAAGTCGCATCCGCCGTTCTTCGGCTTCGACCACAGCGACAAGCCGTACGTCACCTACGACGCCCACAACTTCTACTGGTACATCAGCAAGGTGTACTTCCCCACCGCGACCCGGGCCGGCGGCCTGGCGCTGATCAGCAGCTTCGCGGTGATCGCCGGGGTGGTGGGGCTGGTGCGCCGCAACTTCATGCGGCTCTACCTCTCCGTCTTCCTCTGGGTGCCGGTGCTGGCGCTGAGCACGGTCTTCTCGCCGAAGATCGCCCGCTACGTCTTCGTCACCATGCCCCTGCTGTTCGTGCTCGCCGCCCTCGGCGCCGTCGACGTGCTGGGCCTGCTCCGGCGGGCGCTGACCGCGGTCTCCGCGGGGATGCGCGAGCGCCGCGCGGTGATCCGGATGGTCGCCCTCGCCACCATCCCGGGCTTCGCCTGGCTGGCGCTCTCGCTGACCGGCGGCGCCCGCGACTACGGGCTCGCCTTCGCCAGCCTGACCGGGGCCACCGACTCGTACAGCCACACCGACTACCGTGGGGTGTCGGCGTACATGAAGGCACACCAGAGGCCCGGTGACCTGTTCGTCACCCTGGCCCCGCCCGACAACCCCGCCTACTACGTCGGCCGGATTCCGGACATGACCATCGCCACCGGGCGCGACAAGCTGCTCTTCCTGATGGAGCGCAACGGGCAGGCGGTGGACACCAACTTCGGGGTGCCCGCCATCCTCACCGTGAGCCAGCTCCAGCAGGTCATCGAGAACCACCAGCGCATCTGGATCGTCACCGACCAGGGCTCGTACCTGAGCAGCGTGGCGCCGGCGATCACCAACCTGATCAAGGACCAGTTCGACGTCGTCGCGGAGACGTCCACCGCCGCGCTGTACTTCCGCGGCGACTGAGGAAGGGGGGCCCCCGGGCGGGGCCTCGAGGAGAATCATGACCAGACGACAGCAGGGCCTGATCGCGCTCACCGCCGTCACCGCGGTCGTCGCCGCCCTGGTGGTGCTCGCCGTCAGCCGCGGCTCCGGGTCCGGCCCCGGAGTGGCGTCGCCGTCCTACACATTCCCGGTGACCGTGGGTCCGACCGGCAACGCGTCCGGGGCCCCGGGGGCGGGGACGATCCCGGCCACCGCGGCCAGGCGGCTTGCCGACATCCTCAACGAGATGCACACCAGCGCGTTCAACCCGGACGCGCCGCCCACCAAGGGCAGCAGCCTGACCGGCGGCCTGTTCATCAACTGGCGCGGCGACTGGGACGGCAGCCTCAGCACCGCCGGCGACAACACCAACGTCCAGACCACCGGCCTGAGCGACGACCAGAACGGCGCCTCGCCCCGGCACGACCCGGTCACCGACCTGATGTACCTGCGCAACCTGCGCGCCTACAGGTACTACTACCCGAGCGACCACTCCTTCGACGCCGACGCGGCCCGCATGGAGCCGATCGTCAAGGCCGAGTTCGCCGGCTACACCTACTACCGCTCCTGGATCTACTTCCAGATGCGCGACCTCGACCGGTTCGAGCCGGGGGCGGGCTGGGACCAGATGGCCCACAACTTCGCGAGCGCCGTCCTCAAGAACTTCTACAACTCCTCCGCCGGCACCGTGGTGGACAAGTCGCACAACAACTACCGGACCGACTTCGCCGCCGAGTCGGCGGCCGCCTTCGCCGACGCCGGCGCCCGCTACAACGACCCGCAGCTCACCGCGGCCGCCCGGGCGACCACCCACCACCTGCTCGCCAGCGCCCAGGACCCCAACACCCATCTCTACCCGCTGCAGATGAACTGGTCCTCGAGCGGCGACAGCGTCGGCCAGGCGCAGATCAAGATGGGCGAGCAGGCTCAGACCCTCGACGCCCTGCTCACCGTCTACGACCATCTCAAGGAGCCGGCGATCCTGGCCGCGGTGAGGGCGGCGGTGGACCAGCTCTACAGCCCCACCATGGGTCTCCACGACGCCCTGGGCGGCGGCTTCTTCTTCTCCGTCGACGCCGACGGCAAGGGCGTCTCGAGCGCCTACAAGGAGAGCCGGCAGGCCTGGATGCTGGCCACCGTCGACCACCTCAATCGCGAGATCGGCGGCCAGGACCAGCGCATCGCCGAGATGCAGTCGGTCGTCCTCCAGAAGCTCTGGCAGGCTCCGATCCACGGCTACGTGTACCGGGTGACCCCCAGCTTCGGCGTCTACACCAACCACAGCGGGCCCAACCACGGCTCCGTGGACGAGAACTTCATCACCTCGGAGGCGATGGGCATCGCGGGGAACGTGCTGGCCCCCTAGGGGGTTTCCCCCTGACGCACGCATGTTCGGGCCAAGCGGCGTAGAAACCCTGCGCCGGCCCGGCATGCGTACGCATGTTCGTGCCAGGGAATGAGAAAACACGGGCTCTTCTGGCCGAACACGTGCACAACCGCGCCTCGAGGGCGCAGAATGGCGCGGGGGGTCAGGCTGTGCACGCAGTATCGAGGTCGAACCAGACAGCTGATGCCCACGACCCGGCGGTCCTCGGGACCCCTTCGGCGCCCCCGGCGGGGCCCTGACGCCGGCCCTGGGCCGGCGCTCCAGCCAGTGCGATCACCGCGGGCGGGCCGCCCGCAAGTTTGCCCCGAATGCACCGTCATACCCTCGGACGGACGAGGTGCCAACGGGTGGCGGTCCGGGCCGGGACCAGAGAGGTGGGACGGAAGGGTTCACAAAACCGTCCCCATGGTTCAAGATCACCCGCCAGGAAGGGACGGATGGACCACACAATCGCTATCGCTGGAGCCGGATACGTCGGCCTCGTGACCGGCGCGTGTCTCGCATCGTCCGACCGCAGGGTCGTGATGGTCGAGGTCGACCCGGAGCGCCGCCAGACTCTCGCCGAGGGTCGGGTGCCGATCTACGAGCCGGGGCTCGAGCCCCTGCTCCGCGCCGCCCTGGAGGCCGGCCACCTGCGGGTGACCGGTGACTGGGAGGAGGCCCTCTCCGTGGCCACCATGGTGGTGGTTGCGGTGGGCACCCCGCCCCGGTCCGACGGCCGCGCCGACCTGACCGCCGTCGAGCAGGTGATCGCCACCGTGCGCGCCGGCGCCCGTCCCGGGACCGTCCTGGTGATGAAGAGCACGGTGCCCCCCGGCACCTCGGCCCGGCTGCAGCAGCAGCTCCGGGGCGAGCCCTTCCCCATCCCGATCGTCTCCTGCCCCGAGTTCCTCCGCGAGGGCGCGGCCATCGAGGACGTGCGCACCGCCACCCGGGTGGTGGTGGGCGGCCTCGACCGCGAGGCCTGCGAGCGCGTCGCCGACGTCATG comes from the Candidatus Dormiibacterota bacterium genome and includes:
- a CDS encoding tetratricopeptide repeat protein — encoded protein: MTTATPVRPAVGTRGGIPRLGPGRVSEPTGLLRRLPVVVPVIGLLLGLLGLNFPWLGVALETERHAVDLRVVAAGMPDSRLISYGSLTAVAVVVAATLLVRGRGRASAALAVCGAVMMLLPVLFVLQSAISDFQLVQHINQQNAEMRSITSQLGYSIPRSGPTSVLLYPIGGSTRAIATDLRPGWVMSLLGGLLVLAFALTALVRGLGSDRRLRWGSLAAGVVLAILLGRGAFANYIASSAEQASQAGEYSRSTQLFDYAQRLNPLLRFNANFEFGLGRALGASGDSSTALSLYAQAKALGTQGDTVNQLADLQQAAEKAPDNPVIVQELISQARKAALINQDRGLMQAIVSQLYGDLPAVHYALGRILYKGGDFDHAIGQFTRTIRLTNDPNVRSSAYTYISLSERAMGRTGDARSHLLTAIGLDTEFNNSLARSLAAGLYVSEPRKH